The following proteins are co-located in the Carassius auratus strain Wakin chromosome 7, ASM336829v1, whole genome shotgun sequence genome:
- the LOC113106358 gene encoding uncharacterized protein LOC113106358 has product MDHFYRHDVMDLQSMEPVSKSLHEGIVSICNICKSLMNAQVDPTTDTCSNYKEIRRHIEDAEQSMKNTEKMVQDKLVHLDERMEQLIREKQNVEQQKKEKNMTMEKLHEEKRSAEVSLEYSKEALSQAVKNLESANYALSVQQDRVKTGEGLTIAGGVLLAIPIIGWIAGPIMITEGQRGIEEASNALRHAESEKQNCESQLWNWVTKALHYEGIISETQAEIEQANEALKRIEWKIEEVQEHLKDTAEIQQVVRRSVNLLSVLSGRVTVLEKQTQRFILWQPVVKSMEDVMKAMVNIAENRLLYSDGVPGLINTLRENVRGLLALCNSSSNSENDSYY; this is encoded by the exons ATGGACCATTTCTACAGACATGA TGTTATGGATTTGCAGTCTATGGAGCCAGTTTCTAAGTCTCTACATGAAGGAATTGTCTCGATCTGTAACATCTGCAAGTCCCTTATGAATGCACAAGTCGATCCCACCACAGACACATGCTCCAATTACAAAGAAATCAGGAGACATATCGAGGATGCGGAGCAGAGCatgaaaaatactgagaaaatggtTCAAGACAAACTGGTACATTTGGATGAACGCATGGAGCAACTTATTAGAGAGAAGCAAAACGTTgagcagcagaagaaagaaaaaaacatgaccaTGGAAAAATTGCACGAAGAGAAGAGGTCGGCTGAAGTTTCATTAGAGTATTCCAAAGAAGCTTTGTCACAGGCTGTCAAAAACCTAGAATCAGCAAACTATGCCCTAAGCGTACAACAAGACAGAGTGAAGACAGGTGAAGGACTGACAATTGCAGGCGGGGTATTGCTTGCAATACCAATTATTGGATGGATTGCTG GTCCAATAATGATTACCGAGGGACAGCGGGGAATTGAAGAAGCTTCAAATGCCTTGAGACATGCTGAAAGCGAGAAACAAAACTGTGAGTCTCAGTTGTGGAACTGGGTTACAAAAGCTTTACATTACGAGGGGATAATCTCGGAGACACAGGCCGAAATTGAGCAGGCCAATGAAGCACTGAAGAGGATTGAGTGGAAGATTGAAGAGGTTCAAGAGCATCTGAAAGACACAGCTGAAATTCAGCAAGTGGTCCGGAGAAGCGTCAACCTTCTGAGTGTTCTTAGTGGAAGAGTCACTGTCCTCGAGAAACAAACACAACGTTTCATCCTCTGGCAGCCTGTTGTAAAGTCCATGGAAGATGTGATGAAGGCAATGGTAAATATTGCTGAGAATCGGCTCCTCTATAGCGATGGTGTCCCAGGCCTTATAAATACTTTGAGGGAGAATGTTAGAGGATTACTGGCTTTATGCAACTCGTCCAGTAATTCAGAAAATGACAGCTATTACTGA
- the LOC113105313 gene encoding uncharacterized protein LOC113105313, whose product MSSAIAKSTQSLTTAEDMRNQTKLIMQPYANWEEYLTPAPLSIAILGELVFISSSTDFSINKNPPKDGYKFIKYPDSFRACLMQVCNSGWWAFNEAHTSMDQIRLHTAQVPDYMKTAVKILFQDNDEVVKAHLPDQLDNIRVIADECLKLSDATEKRFTEVIKIIQELLEACVNAEHFYGEELEAIKKKIEESKLREQSAQETKKRTEKAMSAVEKELEQAHESYKAALDSLPNGWEMIGMDFVGGITGTITGVISGITSLISQPMKLISSAITGSGSNQQGEKDMVAEINVYSKSAEILKCVQNIQQLMNVNTEDDDIAWTNLYDQKSKTPRTDFIAKQIVRISDNLKKIPDCPANEQAQELCKRGMEICNQLAKYAPDGKCDKDKSTQIIHEVLDLSKSAHIFDSKSKAITNTPAISPTPPMMHRAEDKSENTSPSQRATENARFSIEQTRAQLNSTRQTYEKCLENLENNQKELTEILVTMRNCELKEIDFKTTIEMLIKGMDAMGRVKEQWEKMVHFFQMVSNIVKTSLSKTLTNFISTSEQTQALNYDGKLFSKDLLYTQAFQATNIASLVHMISATYTDVSTKYLMDRISSLGKLMAMDKSKPEFEHERTLLQNGCDEAQKGILNLVLKNKLEFDRKSTARLDRIERELLAILPAVSPEKIKRIQEDVQTGFSKEEESYY is encoded by the coding sequence ATGAGTTCTGCAATTGCAAAATCTACTCAAAGCCTTACTACTGCTGAGGACATGAGGAATCAAACCAAACTTATAATGCAGCCTTATGCCAACTGGGAAGAGTACCTGACTCCAGCACCTCTATCCATAGCCATCCTTGGAGAGCTGGTATTCATCTCATCTTCAACAGATTTCTCTATCAATAAAAATCCCCCAAAAGATGGCTATAAATTCATCAAATACCCTGATTCTTTCCGTGCTTGCCTCATGCAAGTGTGTAACTCTGGTTGGTGGGCATTCAATGAGGCCCATACGAGCATGGATCAAATTCGCCTCCACACTGCCCAAGTTCCAGATTACATGAAAACAGCTGTTAAGATTCTGTTCCAAGACAACGACGAAGTCGTCAAAGCACATCTTCCTGATCAGCTAGACAATATCAGAGTCATTGCAGATGAATGTCTGAAGTTGTCTGATGCAACTGAAAAACGTTTCACTGAAGTCATTAAAATTATCCAAGAGCTGCTAGAAGCATGTGTGAATGCAGAACACTTCTATGGGGAAGAGTTGGAAGCAATCAAGAAGAAAATAGAAGAGAGCAAACTGAGGGAGCAGTCAGCTCAAGAGACCAAGAAAAGGACTGAGAAGGCGATGAGTGCCGTGGAGAAAGAACTGGAACAGGCTCATGAGAGCTACAAGGCAGCTCTGGATTCTCTCCCTAATGGATGGGAAATGATTGGCATGGATTTTGTGGGAGGGATAACGGGAACCATTACAGGTGTGATTAGCGGAATTACATCTCTTATTAGTCAACCAATGAAATTGATTTCCTCTGCAATAACAGGATCAGGGTCAAATCAGCAAGGTGAAAAAGATATGGTAGCTGAAATAAACGTCTATAGTAAGTCTGCTGAAATTTTAAAGTGTGTCCAGAATATCCAGCAACTAATGAATGTGAACACTGAGGACGATGACATTGCCTGGACAAATCTGTATGATCAGAAGAGCAAAACTCCAAGAACAGATTTCATAGCAAAACAGATAGTAAGAATCAGTGACAATTTAAAGAAAATCCCTGACTGTCCAGCAAATGAACAAGCGCAGGAGTTATGCAAAAGGGGCATGGAAATATGCAACCAGCTTGCAAAATATGCACCAGATGGCAAATGTGACAAAGACAAAAGTACTCAAATAATACATGAGGTCTTGGATCTGAGCAAGTCAGCCCATATTTTTGATAGTAAAAGTAAAGCCATCACAAATACTCCTGCCATTTCTCCAACACCACCAATGATGCACAGAGCAGAAGACAAGTCAGAGAACACGAGTCCTTCTCAGAGAGCCACAGAGAATGCAAGATTTTCCATAGAGCAGACCCGAGCTCAGCTGAACAGTACAAGACAGACTTATGAAAAGTGTCTGGAGAACCTAGAGAACAACCAGAAGGAACTAACTGAAATCCTGGTCACTATGAGGAATTGTGAACTGAAAGAGATCGACTTCAAAACTACCATAGAGATGTTGATCAAAGGAATGGATGCCATGGGGAGAGTGAAGGAGCAGTGGGAGAAGATGGTTCACTTCTTTCAGATGGTTTCCAACATTGTGAAAACCAGCCTGAGTAAAACCCTCACAAACTTTATATCCACATCTGAGCAAACACAAGCCCTCAACTATGATGGAAAGCTCTTCTCAAAAGATCTGCTATATACTCAAGCCTTCCAAGCCACTAACATTGCTAGTCTGGTCCATATGATCTCTGCAACATACACAGATGTTTCCACCAAGTACCTGATGGATCGTATCAGTTCACTGGGCAAACTGATGGCCATGGATAAAAGTAAGCCTGAATTTGAGCATGAGCGAACACTGCTCCAGAACGGCTGTGATGAGGCACAAAAAGGCATCTTAAACCTTGTCTTGAAAAATAAATTGGAGTTTGACAGGAAGAGCACGGCAAGGCTAGACAGGATTGAACGAGAGCTGCTTGCCATTCTGCCTGCTGTTTCTCCCGAAAAAATCAAGAGAATTCAAGAGGACGTTCAAACTGGATTCAGTAAAGAAGAAGAATCATATTACTAA